The nucleotide window GGCGGCCGCTACGGCATCCTGGCCGAGAAGACCTCGCCGGCATGGCAGTTCACGCTGCTCGATTCCACCTTCGAAGGCCAGCGCGACGCGGCGATCCGCGAGCACGAGGCCGGCCTGACGATGGTCAACGTCGACATCCGCAACACGCCGGTCGGCGTCGAGATCGACCGCGGCTATGGCGACTGGCTGTGGGGCAAGGACGTGCGCTTCGAGAACGTGTCGAAGGCCGCGCTCATCGTCAGCAACGAAAACAACGTCTACACGCAGGTGGGCTTTGAAAACGCCATTGCCCGCAACGTGCCCGTGTTCGCCCGCTTCCGCGACAGCGGCAAGGCGCTGGACGGCAAGGGCCGCGACTACCGGGTCGACGAATTCAACTACGGGCTGACGCTGGACAAGCTGGGCGAACCGGGCAAGTTCGCGACCAACTACAAGACGTCGACGCTGCCCGCCGCCGCCCCGGCGCGCAACCGGGCACTGCGCCTGCTGCCACCGTCGAAGGAATGGGTCAACGTGAAGACCCTGGGCGCCGCCGGCAACGGCACCACCGACGATACCGCGGCGCTCCAGAAAGCCATCGACACGCACCGCGTGGTGTACCTGCCGCTGGGCTTCTACGTTGTCAACGACACGATCCGCCTGAAGCCGGACACCGTGCTGGTGGGCCTGCACCCGGGCCTGACGCAGCTGCTGATCCCGAACGGCTCGCCGAAGTACCAGGGCGTCGATGCGCCCAGGGCGCTGCTGGAAAGCGCGCGCGGCGGCGACGCCATCGTGTCCGGCATCGGCCTGGCGACGGGCGAAGTGAACCCGCGCGCCGTGGCGCTGCTGTGGCGCGCCGGCGAACAGTCGCTGGTCGACGACGTGCGCATCCAGGGTGGCCACGGCACCCGCCTGTACGACGGCAGCCGCGCCGATCCATACAAGAAGGATGCCAGGTTCGACACCACGGCCCACTGGGATCGCCAGTATCCCAGCGTGTGGGTGACCGACGGTGGCGGCGGCACGTTCTCCGGCATCTGGTCCCCCAGCGGCTACGCGCAGTCCGGCTTCCATGTGTCCAACACGAAGACGCCGGGCCATGTGTACGAACTGTCGGCCGAGCACCATGTGCGCGCCGAGATCGTGCTCGATGGCGTGGAAAACTGGGAATTCCTCGCGCCGCAGACCGAGGAGGAAGTACGCGACGGCATGGATGCCGTGTCGCTGGAAATCCGCAATTCGAAGAATATCCTGTTCGCCAACTACCACGGCTACCGCGTGACGCGGTCGCTGAAGCCCATGCCGGCCGCGGTGACGATCGCCAATTCGTCCGACATCCGCTTCCGCAACGTGCACGTGAATGGCGAGAGCGGGTTTTCCACCTGCGACGACAACGGCTGCACGACGTACCTGCGCGCTTCCAAATACCCGTACGAGAACGCCATCCGCGACGTGACGAACCGGCTCGAGGTGCGCGAGCGCGAATTCGCCGTGTTCAACTACACGGGCCGCCAAAAGGATGCGCCGCCGGCGCAGGGCAAGGTCGAGAAGCTGGAAACGGGCTTCTGGTCGATCGCCGGCGCGGCCGTCGATGCGGCGGGCAAGCTGTATTTCGTCGACCGCCACTGGCGCCGCATCCACGCCTACAGCCCGGAACGGGGCCTGGAAGTGGTGCGCGACGCCCCGCTC belongs to Pseudoduganella albidiflava and includes:
- a CDS encoding glycosyl hydrolase family 28-related protein codes for the protein MNTQLLQAATLAATLAVSAAQAASTSAYQTMPEDGRAVIAKAKGDGTTDDTAAIQAALDKASNDEQGGVVFLPSGRYRLTRTLTIPLAVRLYGVGPTRPVFVLAPKTPGFQKGVANMVIFTGGDQYRVGKVPMPVPSAVPFDPKNKPVRDANSSTFYSALSNVDFEIGDGNPAAAAVRMHTAQHSNLSHIDFHIGSGLAGVYHVGNVAYNLRFYGGRYGILAEKTSPAWQFTLLDSTFEGQRDAAIREHEAGLTMVNVDIRNTPVGVEIDRGYGDWLWGKDVRFENVSKAALIVSNENNVYTQVGFENAIARNVPVFARFRDSGKALDGKGRDYRVDEFNYGLTLDKLGEPGKFATNYKTSTLPAAAPARNRALRLLPPSKEWVNVKTLGAAGNGTTDDTAALQKAIDTHRVVYLPLGFYVVNDTIRLKPDTVLVGLHPGLTQLLIPNGSPKYQGVDAPRALLESARGGDAIVSGIGLATGEVNPRAVALLWRAGEQSLVDDVRIQGGHGTRLYDGSRADPYKKDARFDTTAHWDRQYPSVWVTDGGGGTFSGIWSPSGYAQSGFHVSNTKTPGHVYELSAEHHVRAEIVLDGVENWEFLAPQTEEEVRDGMDAVSLEIRNSKNILFANYHGYRVTRSLKPMPAAVTIANSSDIRFRNVHVNGESGFSTCDDNGCTTYLRASKYPYENAIRDVTNRLEVREREFAVFNYTGRQKDAPPAQGKVEKLETGFWSIAGAAVDAAGKLYFVDRHWRRIHAYSPERGLEVVRDAPLDPVNLAIDASGNVIVQSSFGPQASVYAFKPGTPGTEVTMLKPTPVKVGADAGSKARVAVPVNFWQNGEFRDQLNPETYEFTTLAEMFARDVAIPKAQEYVSPDGSLALPAYRVLRQGPPDHLGWRWSDALNTHGFVSGRIGERVVFTNGSENRTFSGVVGAGGALTDLKQVADRGGESAAVDTAGNVYVANGQVFIYGKDGKQTGRIDVPERPLQLIFGGPDKRTLYILTHHSLYSTRI